Proteins from one Candidatus Dadabacteria bacterium genomic window:
- a CDS encoding YebC/PmpR family DNA-binding transcriptional regulator, translated as MAGHSKWANIKHRKAAVDAKRGKIFTKLIRELTVAAKEGGGDPESNPRLRTAVATAKGANMPNDTIERAIKRGTGDIEGVVYNEIFYEGYGPGGSAVYVKTLTDNRNRTVSEIRRIFTKHGGGLGENGCVAWMFDLKGRIAFAEDSVDEDALFDLVIDAGADDVCTEDSDIVVIAPTENYETVKRAVSDAGIQYESAEVTMIPQTNVRIEGRDAEHMIRLMEALEDSDDVQNVYANFDIDEQLLEAIG; from the coding sequence ATGGCGGGTCATTCCAAATGGGCGAATATAAAACACAGAAAAGCCGCAGTTGACGCCAAGAGGGGAAAGATATTCACCAAGCTTATCAGGGAGCTTACGGTCGCCGCTAAGGAAGGAGGAGGCGATCCGGAATCCAATCCGCGTCTTCGCACCGCTGTAGCAACTGCGAAGGGTGCCAACATGCCCAACGACACGATAGAAAGGGCCATAAAACGGGGCACCGGGGACATCGAGGGAGTAGTCTACAACGAGATATTTTACGAAGGGTACGGACCCGGCGGAAGCGCCGTATACGTAAAGACCCTTACCGATAACAGAAACAGAACCGTCTCTGAAATAAGAAGAATATTCACCAAACACGGCGGAGGGCTCGGGGAGAACGGCTGCGTTGCGTGGATGTTCGATCTTAAGGGAAGAATCGCGTTTGCCGAAGACTCGGTTGATGAGGATGCTCTTTTCGATCTGGTAATAGACGCGGGGGCTGACGACGTGTGCACCGAGGACAGCGATATCGTGGTTATAGCACCCACAGAGAACTATGAAACCGTAAAGAGAGCGGTCTCCGACGCCGGAATACAGTACGAATCGGCCGAAGTCACCATGATACCGCAGACAAACGTTAGAATCGAGGGCCGGGACGCCGAACACATGATAAGATTGATGGAAGCGCTTGAAGACAGCGACGATGTCCAGAACGTGTACGCCAACTTCGATATAGACGAGCAGTTACTCGAGGCAATTGGATAA
- the ruvB gene encoding Holliday junction branch migration DNA helicase RuvB, translating to MSQNTRKTVSPEYTETDELTDVNLRPAFLRDFIGQPNVKEQVAIFIGAAKARGEALDHVLLSGPPGLGKTTLAHIFANELGVGLHLTSGPVLERTGDLASMLTNLDEKDVLFVDEIHRINRVVEEYLYSAMEDFKIDLMIGEGPTARSVKINLNRFTLIGATTRTGLLTSPFRSRFGVELRLDYYSTEELSSIVKRSSGILGVEITDEGAREMTSRARGTPRIANRLLKRVRDYSQMKSDGRITEIVVRDALSMLEIDSRGLDNLDRAILISIIEKFGGGPVGIDTISAAVSEDKDTIENVYEPFLIREGLVEKTPRGRKATKLAYRHLGLSPSEGQPKLL from the coding sequence ATGTCACAGAACACAAGAAAAACCGTTTCGCCCGAATACACGGAAACAGACGAGCTTACGGACGTAAATCTCCGTCCTGCTTTTCTTCGGGACTTTATCGGGCAACCGAACGTTAAGGAACAGGTCGCCATATTCATCGGTGCCGCCAAGGCAAGAGGCGAAGCCCTAGACCATGTCCTTCTCTCCGGTCCCCCAGGACTTGGAAAAACCACTCTCGCCCACATATTCGCAAATGAACTCGGCGTGGGGCTGCACCTTACCTCGGGGCCCGTTCTCGAAAGAACGGGAGATCTCGCTTCCATGCTTACCAATCTCGACGAAAAGGACGTGCTTTTCGTCGATGAAATACACAGGATAAACAGGGTCGTAGAAGAATATCTTTATTCCGCTATGGAGGATTTCAAAATTGACCTCATGATAGGAGAAGGCCCAACGGCAAGATCGGTGAAAATAAACCTTAACAGGTTCACCCTAATAGGAGCAACAACCAGAACAGGGCTTCTCACTTCCCCGTTTCGTTCCCGTTTCGGGGTTGAACTCAGGCTTGACTACTACAGTACAGAAGAGCTCTCAAGCATAGTAAAAAGATCCTCCGGCATTCTTGGGGTCGAGATAACAGACGAAGGGGCCCGCGAGATGACCTCGAGGGCAAGAGGAACCCCCAGAATAGCCAACAGGCTTCTTAAGAGAGTAAGGGACTACTCCCAGATGAAATCGGACGGGCGGATAACCGAAATCGTGGTCAGGGACGCCCTTTCGATGCTTGAGATAGATTCAAGGGGTCTTGATAACCTCGACAGGGCGATACTTATCTCCATAATCGAAAAATTCGGAGGGGGTCCCGTAGGAATAGACACTATCTCAGCCGCGGTGAGCGAGGACAAGGACACAATAGAAAACGTCTACGAACCCTTCCTGATAAGAGAGGGGCTAGTAGAAAAAACCCCTAGGGGAAGAAAGGCTACGAAACTCGCCTACAGACATTTGGGACTCAGCCCGAGTGAAGGTCAGCCAAAACTTCTCTGA
- the rho gene encoding transcription termination factor Rho: MAKVSKAEAADAVQKKGEQKNGNGKLLYLNDLRAKKPSDLIKLSRQAGIEDTARMAKQDLIYSLLKAQSESHGSIIAEGVLEILAEGYGFLRSPKYSYLPSPDDIYVSKSQIRSFSLKTGDTIKGLVRLPREGEKNLALLKIEEANYDSPEICRQRTPFEGLVPLHPEEKIDLEYEKDEFCSRVMNLFVPVGKGQRAVIVAPPRTGKTIIIQRIANAITENHPEIELFVLLIDERPEEVTDMQRSVKGEVVSSTFDEPAQRHIQVADMVIEKAKRYVEHGKDVVILLDSLTRLARASNTVTPASGKVLSGGIEANALQRPKRFFGAARNTEEGGSLTIIATALIDTGSRMDEVIFEEFKGTGNMEVYLDRRLAERRVFPAIDLQRSGTRKEELLIAESELNRIWLLRKILNPMNTTEAMEFLLDKLRGTKSNTDFLNMMHQ, from the coding sequence ATGGCAAAAGTTTCTAAAGCGGAAGCTGCGGATGCTGTCCAGAAAAAGGGAGAGCAGAAAAACGGAAACGGCAAGCTGCTTTACCTGAACGATCTCAGAGCGAAAAAGCCCTCGGACCTGATAAAACTTAGCAGGCAGGCCGGCATTGAAGATACCGCCAGAATGGCGAAGCAGGACCTTATCTATTCCCTGCTCAAGGCACAGAGTGAAAGCCATGGTTCCATAATAGCCGAAGGGGTGCTTGAAATCCTGGCCGAAGGTTATGGTTTTCTGAGGTCTCCCAAATACAGCTATCTGCCTAGTCCGGACGACATATACGTTTCGAAATCCCAGATAAGATCTTTCAGCCTGAAAACCGGGGACACGATAAAAGGCCTTGTGAGGCTCCCGAGAGAAGGGGAAAAGAACCTGGCCCTTCTCAAAATAGAGGAGGCAAACTACGACTCTCCGGAGATATGCAGGCAGAGAACGCCTTTTGAGGGACTCGTTCCCCTTCACCCGGAAGAGAAAATAGATCTTGAATATGAGAAAGACGAATTCTGCTCGAGGGTGATGAATCTTTTCGTGCCCGTGGGGAAGGGGCAAAGAGCCGTGATAGTGGCTCCTCCCCGCACTGGCAAGACCATAATAATCCAGAGAATAGCCAATGCGATAACCGAGAATCACCCCGAAATTGAGCTTTTCGTTCTGCTCATAGATGAGCGCCCGGAGGAGGTCACCGACATGCAGAGGTCGGTCAAGGGGGAAGTCGTGAGTTCGACTTTCGATGAACCGGCGCAAAGGCACATACAGGTTGCCGACATGGTGATCGAGAAGGCTAAAAGATATGTCGAGCACGGAAAGGATGTCGTTATCTTGCTCGACAGCCTTACCAGGCTTGCAAGAGCGAGCAACACGGTGACTCCCGCAAGCGGGAAAGTGCTCTCCGGAGGAATAGAGGCAAACGCTCTTCAGCGACCCAAGAGATTTTTCGGGGCGGCGAGAAACACGGAGGAGGGAGGAAGCCTTACCATAATAGCTACCGCCCTTATAGATACCGGGAGCCGCATGGACGAGGTTATCTTTGAGGAGTTTAAGGGAACGGGAAACATGGAAGTGTATCTTGACCGTCGCCTTGCGGAGAGGAGGGTGTTTCCTGCCATAGATCTTCAGAGATCGGGAACCAGAAAGGAAGAGCTTCTTATTGCGGAGTCCGAGCTTAACCGCATATGGCTTCTTCGAAAAATCCTCAATCCGATGAACACCACCGAAGCAATGGAGTTTCTCCTCGACAAGCTCCGGGGAACTAAAAGCAATACGGACTTTCTGAACATGATGCACCAGTAA
- the ruvC gene encoding crossover junction endodeoxyribonuclease RuvC has protein sequence MDKISDTRVMGIDPGSRSCGYGIVDGAGNRLSYVTSGTITPVPGNSASERLNDIYVGILRVIDDYAPSVVSIEEMFFAKNARSAIKLGQSRGIAILAAAQRGIPVSEYAPTRVKLALTGRGRAGKEEMQKMLSYMLGVSEFQSTDESDALAIAICHLSLSKYGLPDGTIGSAGNRRRKKRFTVNDLSA, from the coding sequence TTGGATAAAATTTCCGACACCAGGGTCATGGGAATTGACCCCGGATCAAGATCCTGCGGCTACGGAATCGTGGACGGCGCAGGAAACCGGTTAAGCTACGTAACCAGTGGAACAATCACCCCTGTGCCCGGAAACTCCGCTTCTGAAAGACTGAATGATATCTATGTCGGGATCCTGAGGGTAATTGACGATTACGCTCCCTCGGTCGTATCAATCGAGGAGATGTTTTTCGCTAAGAATGCGAGAAGCGCCATAAAACTCGGCCAGTCTAGGGGCATAGCGATCCTGGCGGCGGCGCAGAGAGGAATCCCGGTAAGCGAGTACGCACCCACCAGAGTAAAGCTCGCCCTGACCGGCAGAGGAAGAGCAGGCAAGGAAGAGATGCAGAAAATGCTTTCCTACATGCTCGGAGTCAGCGAATTTCAAAGCACAGACGAGTCAGACGCACTCGCGATTGCGATCTGCCACTTAAGTCTTTCAAAATACGGACTGCCGGACGGCACTATTGGCAGTGCGGGAAACCGGCGCAGGAAAAAGAGATTCACCGTAAATGATCTATCTGCTTAG
- the ruvA gene encoding Holliday junction branch migration protein RuvA: MIYLLRGAIACKEIGTVVIDVNGVGYGVTVPLSTYYDLGAVGEEVELKIHTSQRENSIELFGFLTEAEKKLFEKLIGVSGIGPKAATNVLSNISTSELVRSIVSGDLAQKKIRGIGTKTATKIVNELKDKLDDLAADEESSISNTMLNDTISALLNLGYTRAEVKKKTPEIKKIIEVSGSIENVLRDSLKVIRN; the protein is encoded by the coding sequence ATGATCTATCTGCTTAGAGGCGCAATCGCTTGTAAGGAAATCGGGACCGTAGTCATTGACGTAAACGGGGTCGGTTACGGCGTTACCGTTCCACTTTCGACTTACTATGATCTCGGAGCCGTGGGAGAGGAAGTTGAACTCAAAATACATACAAGCCAGAGGGAAAACAGCATTGAATTGTTCGGGTTTCTCACCGAAGCGGAGAAAAAACTCTTTGAAAAACTCATCGGCGTTTCCGGCATAGGACCGAAAGCGGCCACGAACGTGCTTTCGAACATTTCCACCTCAGAGCTTGTAAGATCCATAGTAAGCGGGGACTTGGCGCAGAAAAAAATCCGTGGCATCGGCACCAAAACCGCTACCAAGATAGTAAACGAGCTTAAGGACAAGCTTGATGACCTTGCGGCGGACGAAGAGTCCTCGATATCGAACACCATGCTTAACGACACGATTTCCGCGCTACTTAACTTAGGTTACACGAGGGCCGAGGTGAAAAAGAAAACCCCCGAGATCAAAAAAATCATTGAGGTCTCGGGTTCCATAGAGAATGTGCTTCGGGATTCTCTTAAGGTGATAAGAAACTAA